From a region of the Paraburkholderia caribensis genome:
- a CDS encoding ABC transporter ATP-binding protein, producing the protein MSALLEVSGLRTGYGRTEVLRGVDMRVDEGEIVVLLGSNGVGKTTLNNTVCGINAAWEGVVRFDGHDLTGRHYRAVVEAGLIQVPEGRRIFPNLSVRENLELGAFARGKPSRSHNLARMLEIFPRLGERIDQAAGTMSGGEQQMLAIARGLMAEPRLLILDEPSLGLSPLMVEEMFALIARLQNEGLAILLVEQNVGQSLETGQRGYVLENGLIRYSGTCAELMASDDLRRAYLGM; encoded by the coding sequence GTGAGCGCATTGCTCGAAGTGAGCGGGCTTCGCACAGGCTATGGACGCACCGAAGTGCTGCGAGGCGTGGATATGCGTGTCGACGAAGGCGAGATTGTCGTGCTGCTCGGCAGTAACGGTGTCGGCAAGACCACGCTGAACAACACGGTGTGCGGCATCAATGCTGCGTGGGAGGGCGTCGTACGGTTCGACGGGCACGACCTGACCGGGCGGCACTACCGCGCCGTGGTCGAAGCGGGCCTGATCCAGGTGCCGGAAGGCCGGCGAATTTTCCCGAACCTGAGTGTGCGCGAAAACCTCGAGCTGGGTGCATTTGCGCGCGGCAAGCCGAGTCGCAGCCACAACCTCGCGCGGATGCTGGAGATCTTCCCGCGTCTTGGCGAACGGATCGATCAGGCGGCGGGCACGATGTCGGGCGGCGAGCAGCAGATGCTTGCAATCGCCCGGGGTTTGATGGCCGAGCCTCGTTTGCTGATTCTTGACGAGCCGTCGCTGGGTCTGTCGCCGTTGATGGTGGAAGAAATGTTCGCACTGATTGCACGCTTGCAGAACGAGGGACTCGCGATCCTGCTGGTCGAACAGAACGTCGGCCAGTCGCTCGAAACGGGACAGCGTGGCTACGTGCTCGAAAACGGGTTGATCCGGTACTCCGGCACGTGCGCGGAGTTGATGGCCAGCGACGACTTGCGTCGCGC